Genomic segment of Salvia hispanica cultivar TCC Black 2014 chromosome 2, UniMelb_Shisp_WGS_1.0, whole genome shotgun sequence:
GGATACAAACTTGTGCAGGCTCAAAGATGGGACAAGAATATTAGTAAAAAGGAAACtgaattaaatatattcaaactCTTGGGGGACaagaaaattagtaaaaagcaaACTGGATTAAATATATGCAAACATTACCCAGAATGAGCAGACAAAAGAGTTTTCTTGTATGAATCAACTGCATCGGTGAATATTTGCAATCATTTTCGGTAACTATGAGACATGACacctaattaaaaatataatagaaattagaaaagaaTGTATGGGGCAAAATGactgtccctaaaaatttgatacatattaccatttcagtccgtccctaaaaatttgatacacttcactattactatttttggtagtggactccatattccactaactcattcctacttacattttattataaaactaatactttaaaagtaggacctacatcccactaactttttcaacttactttccattacatttcttaaaatccgtgtcggatcaaagtgtagcaaattttgggggacggaggtagtatgtTTGAAGACACGCATTCAAAAAAAAGTGAGCATAATAAATCTTTTACTATACGCTTTGCATCTcattattcaaataaacaGTAGTTGATATGTACCTTTGATCAAATTAGATTCACGTGTTGTAATTTCAATTAGCAAAACATACGATAGAATAAGTACACTATCTTTTTATGCCAATACAATAATCTCTAAGCCAAAGATGCTTAGCAAGAAATTCACATAAACAGACTGTagaaaaacatttccacatcAAGTCAGTAGCCTCAAACAGCATAACAACAAAAAGCAAGAAGTAACAATACcaaaaaattggcaaataacaCAAGATCCTACAAAAAGTTGTGTCCGGGCAACAAAAGAGATACTACATGTAATTAACAGTTTAGTTGTGTTTCCATGTATATGTCCAAGCTCTAGTGTTGCTCCACTCGTCATCAATTTTTTCTGGAGTGAATGGAAAATCAGACACCATTCTCTAATCCAAGTTTCAAGTTGCCAAAAAACACGGTTCCTCTAGATATCCCAATCAGGTTCAAACTCTTGGAGGATTGCTTTATTCTGGATGTTCCATATGGTCCATGTAATGACATAAAACATAGAGATTCAAAATTTCTTATCAAATCGTTGGAATAAGGTTCCTTTTCATGCTAGGAAGCATATCTCTGGTTTCTCTACGAACATACTGTATATCAAAATCTCTCATCGACTATAACAATAATACCATAAATCACTAGATTATTTGCAACAAGAATAAGTAtactttaacattttttttcctactttatttgtAAGTAATTAAACATTAAGTATGATATTCATGTTCCATCTATGACATAAAATAGTgtatgatttatcattttataattgagGGGATATATTTTTAGGTCTACGAattttgccaaagtatcattttaggtccgtgaactttgaaaatatcattttaggtccgtgaactacaagttaatatcatttgaggtattttgaactttttccGGACGAAAATGCCCTCAAGACCTTCAAAAGACAATTTGGACAATTCTTTCGCTACTCAGCTTGCGTCGAAGACCTAGagtccaacaatttttttaactactACTCCCAcggtcccacaaaagatgtcacacgtTCCTTTtaagtttgtcccacaaaaaatgtcacatttccatttttggaaaaagatctctctcacatgaatataaaattaatattttctctctccatttaacacacaaaataaaacctcctaaaatctcgtgtcgtcccataagtgtgacatcttttatgggacggagggagtactatttaattcagTTACCatccaatttgaatttaaatataattaaaatttgccataaaaatatgtgttagtttttcaattatatgtgTTAGTGAATTGAGACttgatactttattttatttttttcaatcaaaactGCATTTTAATAACTTACTATAGGTGAGGTGTGAAttctatttagtttatttgttttgaaattagatAGGTATTAATTTGGATTGTCATTCGGAgatgaatttaaaaatggaGATCAATTAACatctaaattgaatttaaatataaaacttcgccattaaaaattgttggatTTTATGTCTCTGACGCAAGATAATTGGCGAAAGAATTGTCCAAATTGACCTTTGAAGGTCttaagggtattttcgtctaattttttttaaatacctcaaatgatattaacccgTAGTTAatggacctaaaatgatatttttaaagtttatggatctaaaatgatactttgacaaAATTCATAGACttaaaaagatgttccctctttaTAATTTCTTACAAGGATCCTTATGTTTAATGGTCGTTTGAGCATTCATTGGAGTACGGGGTAGGTTACTTTAGCATCGTAATACATTGTGTACGAACATAGTTTCGAAGCATCTTCTCTACCCTTTTACCCTATCCACTAAATAGTGCACACTTAACTTTCActtttagttaattttcttctatacTATAGCTTCATTTTACACAactatttatgaaaaaacatGATCCAACATTaactaacataaaataaaacaaaaggaaactatttttcacccacaaaatatattactttacttttattaCGTGTTACACAGTACTATTGATGCTACTATATATAATCAGAAAAATGATTTGTCATattctcacaaaaatattagaatcaCAACTACTATTATCGTCGTcaattacaaaatcaaaatcttccGACCTTCACATCTTGTTGTTTactaagtatttatttatttatttttgtttgactgaagtttattttattgaggCACGTACTATTCAGGTGAGCTTAAATAAAAGGAGAAGGATTTTTTCAATCACACcgcatatatatatgcaacatttgcttttcgacacggattttcatgtagtgttgtttcgtgagttaatcaagaaaaagtaaaataagagagaagaaaaagtatagagagtattatttctatttttagaattgtttcaattttaatgaaaaaaaaaaaacatttcatttctaatgaaACAGAGGGATATACACTAGTactatactattaaatttgttccataggagtactttattttttggataacTATTGTCTCATCTctacattaaattttgtaagttGTATCGTTGACTTATATAGATGAGGAGTAGCATTAAATGACTAACAAATTCTGAAtttgtattatataatttatactactttccctctaataaaataaaagtacactcttttcaaatttgttatgttttataaaaatagtctattttcatttatagtaatttttctctaatttctaATAGTAGGATAAGTATTATTGTCCACTATAATATtcaaatcactttttctttcaacaccatctcatactttatcaattgtacattaaaatccTTTTATGGAACGAGTGGAatacaattttaaatcttatgaGCTTCCTATTCACACAAAAGAACATACTATAAACAATATTCTCATCATTAAATATTGGAGTACTAAACAGTTTCACGTCAATTGCCTTTTAACGAGCATCGTTAATACCATGCATTAAAGAGGACTTGAACCGCTCTTTTGCATGAGCATTCGACTCTTGCTTTACGTATCTCTTCATAAACATCATCTTTGTACTACTTTTTTCTACCATCTATTACTCGGACTTCAAGACTCCAAATcgctataattatttatgagtatttctaaatttaaaatcttagaTATGCCACTGGATCCCAACTATGCCAAGCTAACTACatcctctctttttttttgggtagAATCCAATCTCATAAGCAAAATTAGAAGAAAGTAAAAATAGGTAATTACCTAGAATTTTGAGAGTAATTTGTGTGTGACCGTACTCTCCGAGAAGGAATGTCGTTTAAGAGCAGAGAGACGCCTACATTAattatgtatgtatgtgtgtgtatatataagtGTGTTGAAAGAGAATCCCTCCAAAATCTCTTGATTACAGCTCACAAGCCCACTGCCCCATTTCTCAACCAACGCCTTGAGAGACCCTTTTATTTCTCCTCTCTGCAAGATTTCATTCGCGCAAAcaggaaagaagaaagaggGGACCCTTTTCATCTTTTCACTTGTGAATTCTGACCCCagagaaaaaaagtttgaTCTTTTTTCGAGAAATGTATCACTGGTCTTCATCAGTCAGAGTTGATGACGAGTTCCAGAAGCTTGCTTCTAGAATCAACCCACCGAGGTAGCATAAACAATTCGCAATTATGCATGCTGGAGAGTGCGTTCTCTGTTTTTGGTTCGATCAAAATTCGATTTGGAGGGTCTTGATTCGAGAATCTTTTTCTTGTGTAGGGTAACTATTGACAATGCAGTTGATGACAAGGCGACGCTCATAAAGGTAAGTGTTTGATTTGAGAGGAATTAGGTTTATTAGGATGTGATTTGTGGCTCTGAAATTTTGCAGGTTGACAGTGCTAATAAGAGGGGGTGTCTGTTGGAGGTGGTGCAAGTCCTTACTGATCTGAATCTGCAAATCAAGAGGGCTTACATTTCTTCTGATGGGGGATGGTTTATGGATGGTCATTTTTcctcagtttttttttttttttttccattttgtgtTGATTGGGAAtctgatgatttttttgttttactattCTGAAATGCAGTTTTTCATGTCACGGATGAATTTGGAAGTAAGGTCTATGATGATAACATTTCTGAGAAAGTTCAACAGGTATACTCATATATATAACCactttttttctgaaaaaaataagtaaatcgTTAATTTCTATAATTACTATGGATTGCTAAGTTGGTGAGACTTTAGGGAATGCTGAAAACCAGTTACTCTTTAAATTCAGTTTTTTGTTCAATAGTGAGAGTATGCTCTTGAATGCTTAAGAAACACAGTTTTTTCTTGTTAGTTCTTATAATTAGTAGTACATCAGTTCAGAATTTGGTGAAAAGTAAGATTGTGCACAAGATGAATGGCACAGGAAAATGGACTCATGATTATATCTGAACAGTTAACACATGATTCTGCGATCTGAGCAACTCGTTTTTGCTGCTTGATTAATTTCAATTGTATGATGACTCTATTACAGTCCCTGGGACCAAGAGGGTGCAGCTTCCGAGCGCTGGAGAGGTCCGTTGGTGTGCAGTCCGCTACAGAGCATACAATGATTGAGTTATCTGGTCCAGACAGACCAGGATTGCTATCAGAGATCTTTGCCGTTCTTGCTGATCGTAAGTGCAATATAGTTGCTGCAGAAGTATGGACCCACAACTCGAGAATGGCTTCTGTTGTTTACATTACCGATGAAGCAAATGGAATGCCAATAGATGATCCTGATCGGCTTAATAACATCAAGCAGCTGCTTCTCTATGTTTTAAAAGGCAGCAAAGAATGGCAAAGTGCCAATACAGCTGTCTCCGTTGGTTCTACTCAAACTCAGAGAAGGCTGCATCAAATAATGTATGCTGACCGTGATTATGACAATCTAAATGTCGGTAGCGTGACTGATGAACGGATCAAGCCCCTCGTGGCTGTTGAAAACTTTGTAGAAAAGGGGTACACCGTTGTGAACATGAGCTGTCCGGATCGACCTAAGCTGCTCTTCGATACAGTATGCACCATAACCGATATGCAATACGTGATTTTCCATGGAACTATAAATGCTGAAGGGCCGGAGGCTCAACAGGTAACAATTTGCTGTATATGCAGAGCAGTcaaatgcatttaattatttgaatatgcaATTAATACTCCAGCAAAGCTTTATTTGGTTCTTGCCTTTCATCCTTGTCGGTCTTACTGCCACTTTCTGTAATATGCTTCGCTTCGCTAGGAATATTTCATTCGGCATACGGATGGATACCCCATTAATTCAGAAGCTGAAAGACAGCGCGTGATTAATTGCCTCGAAGCAGCAATTAAGAGGAGATCATCTGAGGtgcaatttaaaaatattaattttgcatcaaaattttcacttGCTCTCTTTGTAAAAGTGCCCCACATGACTTAACATATGTTTAATGCAGGGAATAAAACTGGAATTATGCAGTGATGACAGGGTTGGCCTTTTGTCGGATTGCACCCGTATATTCAGGGAAAATGGTCTCTCAGTCATCCGAGCTGAGGTCACAACGAGGGGCACGCAGGCAGTGAACATTTTCTACGTGACTGATGTATCCGGAAACACTGTCAAAAGTGAGACCATCGAGGCAGTAAGGAAAGAAATCGGGCTGACCGTACTGCACGTGAAGGAGGATGCATACTCCACCTCACCGCCTCAGCAAGGTGGCGGATTCTCTCTAGGTAGCATCTTTCGCTCAAGATCTGAAAAATTCCTTTACAACTTAGGCCTTCTTAAAACATGCTCCTGAAAGGTTAGCCATTGTGGTAAATATTAGGTGGCTTAAACATATACCTTAGTGCAGCTCGAAGAGTTAGCAAGGTAGTTGTCTTCTAAAAAAACGGTTCAGTTAGGGCTAAAAACAGTGGCAGTAGTATATTACTAACCCTGTAAAGCTTATAACTGTATATTTCAATTCAGTGTTTTTGTCCtttatttgttgtaaattgcaTTAATATTCTTCTCCTAGTTTGCAAATTTAGCAAAATACCTTAAAAGGGGTTCAAGATTTATGTTTGCCTGATAATAAGTACTCCTACTTATTATGTATGGACAGATAATCAATTAATGTAGATTTAGATCCCTATATAAAGAAACAAGAGACGAATTTGGATGAATGATGGTATGGAATTGTTGTTGCCACAGGGAATGTGTTGCAAATAGGCCAACCATGCTGAAAATGATGACTTGTGCataaatatggaaaataaatacCCTATTTACTATTGCcatattatatgtttatatacatataggtATGGTGCTTTATAACTTAGAGCAGTCACTTGTTATTTTCTTGGCCTTGTGGAAATGTGTAATCTACTTGCGCTGGTCCCGCAGACAAAAATTCTGAAAAGTGTAGTCATAATAAATTGTCTCTAAAGACTATGGAATTTATTGCTCTCTGtgaacattttttaaaactatttaatatattatagtattagttatttgaaaatatgatacggagtactatttttaaaagtgaaCTTCGAAGTTAGTCATTGTAGAATGCTTTGCAACTTCttaggtcttaattttttaaaaatatatcggTACAAGTACAAAATAGATCcttaataaattgaatgagGATTTACGCAATGTCTATATGTACAAGTGAACAATGTCTTAGTAAGGATTTACATATGATGTTTTGTAATGCATTTATTATtagcaataaaataatataataagtgAACAATGTTATTCTAATGTAGCTATATGTATGTACGAGTATTGTAAGTGCCACAATTCAAATCTTATGCACTATTTATGCCACATAGTTGAAGGTtgttttaactaattaaagcaaaaacaaacaatGGTAAATAATATAGACTCCCTCTgtccgtcattaggagtcccgttgCTTTTTGtgcactcattttataaaaataataataaatagttaaggtGGAAAATagtaaagttagagagagaatgatgTAGAATAGACTACaccttaactatttatttaataaatattaatgtaatatttcatgtaattctaaaattatccaatgaatatatatgaattagtTCGGGGTTTTTCGTctcttttcttaaaaaatggAGGGGGTGTGGATAGAAATGACACGAAGATATCAGAACATCAACTGAGAAGAGATGTAGGAAGGGTAACTATAAAAATCTTATAAATAGTTTGATACACtaaatgtttttatatataatatctatataaaaaaacttaaaaacgTAAAaacgtacaattttttttacgcAACCCAGCACAACCAACCCACTTCGTTGGTGGTCCttcataaaaagaaattcCGTCTAGCTTAGCCCACTTCGCCGATGAGCCTACGCTAGGCTAGGCCCCAAGTTGCATGGCCCATGGCAGGCCCAGCCCATTTAACAACTAGTTATACTTCGTCTTTTCCACTCAAGTGACACGTATCTCTTTTGAGATTTCTTATatacatttctaaaaattatttcttgtaatttattatttcttgtaatttattttttcttcataacatatataaaatcttgtggGCAAATTTTCTCTGTTTTACATAGGACGAGTGAGTCGTAGAGTACGACGAATACAATGCATACCTACATCCACTCCGGTTAATCGTCTTACAATAAGGACTTATAAAGTGCTAAACATGaataatttaagtaaaataaagtatagatggtcaattaattaaatagtagcttttgtaattttgtattccCTCGAGTTACCCAAAtattgtctcactttgacctgacacgagttttaaaaaatataatgaaaagtgagttgaaaaagttaatggaatgtgagtcttatttttatatattagtttgagtgaactacaaaaatagttccTGGACTATGCAtttatctcgccaatgaaTCCTGGACTTTCAAAATATTCCCAAACAACCCTGAACTAAGCatttatatctaaaaaatggtcatttttcactgttaCGTGACGAAAATAGCCTTTTGGGGGATTGTGGACAATTTggtttttttacattttaaatctaatattatttcagtgatgtactaaatctgatattattttaaagttatcaTTCTTcatcccttttgtcatccttcactttgtttctttatttcaatattagatttaattttataaaattaaattttaaattttcaatttttaaatatcaataaatatttttaattattaaatttactattaaataataaattaatacttttaatcaatattttatagtgtctaatatttaatcaataaggtacgacgacgcttagttttaatcaatatttaattgttttaatcataaatagatcgtataacacgatttattccgaaataaatatgcatctaatgtaagactaatataaatttcatttattaatttgaaaacaaccaaaattaactagaaaatttcaacaaaagttctcctatatcaaattttttgtagtatcaaatttttagtcaacttcataatatttaatcacaaaggctaaatagaatagctcttatttttccatcatgattaatcttacttcttcaattcagctgaatattatattaaataacaaaaattaatagttttaatcaatatttatagtatccatgaattaatagttttaattaaaaaaaattattgatatttaaaaatcgaaatttaaaatttaattttgataaaattaaatgtaatattgaaataaagaaacaaattgaaggatgacaaaaggaagaagaatgataattttgaaataatatcagatttagtacatcactgaaataatatcatatttaaaatgtaaaaagaccaattTGTCCAAAcccccaaaagggtattttcatcacgaaacagtgaaaaaggaccattttcaagataaatgtttagtccagggttgtctggggatattttGAAAGTCCAGGAttcattggcgagataaacACATAGTCtagggactatttttgtagttcactctattagttttatactccacctgtcccacaagaatataatATGCACTCTCTCCTTTTTTAGtacgtcccacaagaatatgcactttccaacttagaaactcttttctctctaatgaagtgagactcattccctactaacaatactctaattacattttatctgtacatctctcttactttaccaattttgcataaaaactCGTGCtaaacccaaagtgcatattctttggggacggagggagtaatataatgtgagtaggaatgggTCAGTGGATATGAgttccattaccaaaaatggtaaaaagtgaaatgagacaaattttggggaaccaacgaaaatggaaaaatgggacaaactttcatggacggatggagtattttttaggTTAGGTATTTAATACGCTGCAATAATACCATtactttcttaagttgttaTGCATATGACAAATTCCAATACCCAAAAACATTGCAAGTTACCACTTCTCACCTTCCCAAGGTTGAATCAAGTGTGGAACGATCAAAGAAATGGGAAATTATACACTAATTAGGGTGGAGTATGTTAAGGTAACAAATAAAGGCGAAAAAATAGGACAACAACACGCGGATTCTGTTAGCACGGATCTATTATTTCCTATACGGCTAACGggaattaatttcatttattatatgtaaaagTCAACATGCAACCATTTCAAAACAAGTACAATTCCCTCAACCTAGTTTATCGCAAAAAAACCTCTTGATTGCTCTAAATCACCTTTACTCCACCTTATGCCACTGGCAGTTCACCACAATCACTTATCACTACCCTGAGCCTCGGGCGATCACCTCTGTCAGTCTCTTGTGATTCAATCAACCTAACAACATCCATACCCTCCAGAACTTGTCCAAATACGACGTGCTTATTGTCCAGCCATGCTGTCTGTGATGAAATACAAAGCAAAATGTCAAAACCACATTTGATTACAACCATCAGTTTAGCTGAGATTGTATTCAACTGAACCAGTATGctaatatttattactagtattatggAATAATTTTGGTCGGAATTCGGAAATGTGTTTTACATGATCTTTCTCACGGTTTAGGGGCACAATCTCACATGTGGTCATGGAAAAATCAGGAAAGCTTCTAGGATAGAACATAGACGAAAAAGTTGATGAATGGCAGTATCATGTTAGAGGAAGGAGAGAAATATGTCTCAGCTTCCTCAGCAGAGTGACTCAATGATTTCTACTCTAATGAATTTATTCTAAATGATCAGAAAATTTCATCAGACTAAAAAAAACCGGGTAAGTTAAGAGTAGTTCGCGTCCACATATATTTGTGGACTTGTATATTTTCTTGTCTACTGGTAAAGTAAagatatctcaaatattagtattttccattttagtagTTGCAAACTTTGTTTAGGTTATGTGAAAGTAAGTTAATCAGAATGCAGAATACCTTGACAACACAAATGAAGAATTGGCTTCCATTGGTATTGGGACCAACATTTGCCATGCTAAGAACTCCAGGTCCAGAATGAACCGCTACAGAAATAGAAGGGTACTCGCTTATGAATCAACaacgaaaataattaaaaaaaaagctcCAGTAAACTCTATATTAAAAGGAAGGTTTAAACTCACAGTTAAAGTTCTCATCTTTGAATGTACGTCCACAAATGCTCTTTCCACCAGAGCCCTAAGAAcataatacataaataaaccACACAGTCATTATTAATACAACACTCCAGACTTTACATcttacaaatttatttcaacatgaaaggagaaacaaaaataaacactGAAAACAGAGCCAAAGCTAGCAGGATATGGAGGAAGAAACAAGCTAGCTTCGATTAGATTGGAAAAAGCTGGACGTAGAGGATTAAGGATGGCATGATGTTTGATGAATTCAGGATGCACCAGTTATGAAATTAAAGCCTACCCTACTGGTTAAGACACAAGTTCCTTACAATATCATAATGCCATATTCACATAAAGCTCACAGAGGTTTGGATCCATAATCTCAACAGGTGCATAAGATACTTCTGAcatataaaattgagaaaataaggCATGCTTAGAAACTAATATCTTGTTGCGACTACTTCAAATACAAGATATGTGTTTAAAATTTCCTTCCAATCCCAAATACTAACGTAAAAGCATTCCAACTTTGAAGGCTCTAGAACAGTGGCAAAAAGGATGTAAGATCAGAAGGGAAAATGTGCCAGATAAAATAACAGCTTACATTTCCTTTATCAAAATCTCCTCCTTGAATCATGAAATCCTTGATAACACGGTGGAATGATGAACCTTTGTAACCAAATCCCTTCTCCcctattcaataaaatatccaCAGagcataaaacaaaaatcagtTTGGttagataataaaatgttatagtCTCCAGTGTGAGTCAGCATAGGTACCTGTGCATAGAGCACGGAAATTTTCTGCAGTTTGTGGGTTTGTGGCACATCATTACCGTATAAGCCTATAACAACCCTTCCCACAGACTTTCCTACTGGATTTCCAATGCTAATATCGAGGAAAACTTTGTTTGTCACTTATGCTTGCAATGTAGCTTCCTGAATGAAGAATGAAACTTAATAGCTATGACAAAATGTCATATGGGATAAGACAACGAATGTGATCAGCATAAAGGATTGGAGGTTGTTGCCTATTGCTTGTATGTAGGGTCAAACAGAACGTAGAAAGCATTATAGTTTCATTACTTGACCTGATTACTGGTAAGAACGTAATATGTATGTGTGCAATAAATGTAGCACAATATTGAAGTAGAGATAAACCCAAACTTCTCTAGAAAAATGCCTCAATAACCAAATTCAAACTACTGGCTGGTTGATTAATAACAAAAAGCGTTAAAGAACATGATAAACACTAAGAAAAGACCTACACA
This window contains:
- the LOC125207525 gene encoding ACT domain-containing protein ACR4-like; amino-acid sequence: MYHWSSSVRVDDEFQKLASRINPPRVTIDNAVDDKATLIKVDSANKRGCLLEVVQVLTDLNLQIKRAYISSDGGWFMDVFHVTDEFGSKVYDDNISEKVQQSLGPRGCSFRALERSVGVQSATEHTMIELSGPDRPGLLSEIFAVLADRKCNIVAAEVWTHNSRMASVVYITDEANGMPIDDPDRLNNIKQLLLYVLKGSKEWQSANTAVSVGSTQTQRRLHQIMYADRDYDNLNVGSVTDERIKPLVAVENFVEKGYTVVNMSCPDRPKLLFDTVCTITDMQYVIFHGTINAEGPEAQQEYFIRHTDGYPINSEAERQRVINCLEAAIKRRSSEGIKLELCSDDRVGLLSDCTRIFRENGLSVIRAEVTTRGTQAVNIFYVTDVSGNTVKSETIEAVRKEIGLTVLHVKEDAYSTSPPQQGGGFSLGSIFRSRSEKFLYNLGLLKTCS